A window of the Paenibacillus woosongensis genome harbors these coding sequences:
- the citZ gene encoding citrate synthase → MTATKGLEGIVAATSSISSIHDGVLAYRGINIDELAERASYEETAYLLWYGKLPTKSQLLTLQQQLSEYAAVPQAVLEQMKLYPKDANTMAVLRTGVSALALYDENANDISRESNQLKAIKLQAQLPTLIAAYARIRDGKDPIAPLKDVSLAYNFLYMLSGEKPDEVAVRALDQALVLHADHELNASTFSARVTIATLSDIYSGITSAIGTLKGPLHGGANEAVMNMLSEIGTLDKAEGYIQNKLNNREKIMGFGHRVYKNGDPRAKHLQKMSRELSVLKGDSTLYDISVKVEELVTGQKGLKPNVDFYSASVYTLLGIPSDLFTPIFAISRLSGWTAHILEQLDDNRIIRPRADYVGPTNQRYIPIDMR, encoded by the coding sequence ATGACAGCTACTAAAGGCCTCGAAGGTATTGTCGCAGCTACATCCTCGATCAGCTCCATTCATGACGGCGTCCTCGCTTACCGCGGGATCAATATCGACGAACTGGCAGAACGTGCAAGTTATGAAGAGACTGCTTATTTACTTTGGTACGGCAAATTGCCTACGAAATCCCAATTGTTGACCCTGCAGCAGCAGCTTAGCGAATACGCAGCAGTACCTCAAGCGGTACTGGAGCAAATGAAGCTCTATCCAAAGGATGCCAATACGATGGCCGTGCTGCGGACCGGCGTGTCGGCTCTTGCTTTGTATGATGAGAATGCAAATGATATCTCCCGGGAGAGCAATCAGTTGAAGGCGATCAAGCTGCAAGCCCAGCTGCCGACGCTGATCGCTGCTTATGCACGCATCCGCGACGGCAAGGATCCGATTGCGCCATTAAAGGATGTATCTCTTGCTTACAATTTCCTTTATATGCTGTCCGGCGAGAAACCGGATGAGGTTGCGGTTCGCGCCTTGGACCAAGCTCTTGTGCTGCATGCCGATCATGAGCTGAATGCTTCGACGTTCTCGGCACGCGTAACCATTGCAACGCTGTCTGATATTTATTCCGGGATTACTTCGGCTATTGGAACGTTGAAAGGGCCTTTGCATGGAGGCGCTAACGAAGCCGTAATGAACATGCTTAGCGAAATCGGAACGCTGGATAAGGCGGAAGGATATATTCAGAATAAGCTGAACAACCGGGAGAAAATTATGGGCTTCGGCCACCGCGTTTATAAAAACGGGGATCCGCGCGCCAAGCATCTGCAGAAGATGTCCCGAGAGCTTAGCGTCTTGAAGGGCGATTCTACGCTGTATGATATTTCCGTGAAGGTCGAAGAGCTTGTTACCGGACAAAAGGGATTGAAGCCGAACGTAGACTTCTATTCCGCGTCCGTATATACGCTGCTGGGCATCCCTAGCGACCTTTTTACGCCGATCTTTGCAATCAGCCGCCTCTCGGGCTGGACGGCTCATATTTTGGAGCAGCTCGATGACAATCGGATCATTCGTCCGCGCGCTGATTATGTTGGTCCGACGAATCAACGTTATATTCCGATCGATATGAGGTAA
- the icd gene encoding NADP-dependent isocitrate dehydrogenase, whose product MLKLEKFALPTEGQKIEIQDGKLQVPNNPIIPFIEGDGTGRDIWRASKRVLDSAVEKAYGGEKKIAWYEVFAGEKAYNTYGEWLPADTLTAIREYIVAIKGPLTTPIGGGIRSLNVALRQELDLYVCLRPVRYFDGVPSPVKHPELVDMVIFRENTEDIYAGIEYKEGSEEVKKVLAFLQKEMGVNKIRFPETSGIGIKPVSAEGSKRLVRAAVEYAIKHGRKSVTLVHKGNIMKFTEGAFKNWGYEVAEEEFGDKVFTWAQYDRIKEESGTEAANKAQKDAQDSGKIIIKDAIADIALQQVLTRPTDFDVIATLNLNGDYLSDALAAQVGGIGIAPGANINYVTGHAIFEATHGTAPKYADLDVVNPGSVILSGVMLLEHLGWQEAADLIYKGLEASINNKTVTYDFARLMEGATEVKCSEFADQVIKNM is encoded by the coding sequence ATGTTGAAATTAGAAAAGTTTGCACTGCCGACAGAAGGGCAAAAAATTGAAATTCAGGACGGCAAACTGCAGGTTCCTAACAATCCGATCATTCCGTTTATCGAGGGCGATGGCACAGGCCGCGATATCTGGAGAGCTTCCAAGCGTGTTCTGGACTCCGCAGTTGAGAAAGCATACGGCGGCGAGAAGAAAATTGCCTGGTATGAAGTTTTTGCTGGCGAGAAAGCCTACAATACATACGGAGAGTGGCTGCCAGCCGATACGCTGACGGCGATCCGCGAGTATATTGTAGCCATCAAAGGCCCGCTTACGACGCCAATCGGGGGGGGAATCCGTTCCCTGAACGTAGCATTGCGTCAGGAGCTTGACTTGTATGTATGTCTGCGTCCTGTACGTTACTTCGACGGGGTGCCGTCTCCGGTCAAGCATCCTGAACTGGTAGATATGGTTATCTTCCGTGAGAACACAGAAGACATCTACGCGGGCATCGAATATAAAGAAGGTTCTGAAGAAGTGAAGAAGGTGCTTGCGTTCCTGCAAAAGGAAATGGGCGTGAACAAAATCCGCTTCCCGGAAACGTCCGGTATCGGGATCAAGCCGGTATCTGCTGAAGGCTCCAAACGTCTCGTTCGCGCTGCGGTTGAATATGCGATCAAGCATGGCCGCAAGAGCGTAACCCTAGTTCATAAAGGCAATATCATGAAATTTACGGAAGGCGCCTTCAAGAACTGGGGCTATGAAGTAGCGGAAGAGGAATTCGGCGATAAGGTGTTCACTTGGGCCCAATATGACCGGATTAAAGAAGAGTCCGGCACGGAAGCTGCCAACAAGGCGCAGAAGGATGCTCAGGACAGCGGAAAGATCATTATCAAAGACGCCATCGCGGACATCGCTTTGCAGCAGGTCTTGACTCGTCCGACAGATTTCGACGTCATTGCGACGCTGAACCTGAACGGCGACTATCTGTCCGATGCCCTCGCAGCTCAAGTAGGCGGTATTGGTATTGCGCCGGGCGCGAACATCAACTATGTGACAGGACATGCGATTTTTGAAGCTACCCATGGTACGGCTCCTAAATATGCGGATCTGGACGTGGTTAACCCTGGTTCTGTTATCTTGTCCGGCGTCATGCTCCTCGAGCATTTGGGCTGGCAGGAAGCAGCTGACCTCATCTACAAAGGGCTTGAAGCATCGATTAATAATAAGACCGTTACCTATGATTTTGCACGTTTGATGGAAGGCGCAACAGAAGTGAAATGCTCTGAGTTTGCAGATCAAGTCATCAAAAACATGTAA
- the mdh gene encoding malate dehydrogenase yields MAIHRKKITVVGAGFTGATTALMLAQKELGDIVLLDIPQLENPTKGKALDMLEASPVQGFDSSITGTSSYEDAANSDIVIITAGIARKPGMSRDDLVSTNAGIVRSVCENVKKYCPDSTVIILSNPVDAMTYAAYQALGFPKNRVIGQSGVLDTARYCTFIAQELNVSVEDVRGFVLGGHGDDMVPLVRYSSVGGIPVDTLLSKERIEAIVQRTRVGGGEIVNLLGSGSAYYAPAASLVQMTEAILKDKKRVLPVIALLEGEYGYDQLFMGVPVILGGNGIERIFELELTADEKAALDKSADSVRNVIKIVQG; encoded by the coding sequence GTGGCCATTCATCGTAAGAAAATCACAGTCGTCGGCGCCGGATTTACCGGCGCAACGACTGCGCTGATGCTGGCACAGAAAGAACTCGGCGATATCGTTCTGCTGGATATTCCTCAATTGGAGAATCCAACAAAGGGGAAAGCGCTCGATATGCTGGAAGCAAGCCCGGTGCAGGGCTTCGACAGCAGCATCACAGGCACTTCTTCCTATGAGGATGCCGCGAATTCCGACATCGTGATCATTACGGCGGGAATTGCCCGCAAGCCGGGAATGAGCCGGGATGACCTTGTAAGCACAAATGCGGGTATCGTTCGCTCGGTGTGCGAGAACGTGAAGAAGTATTGCCCGGACTCCACTGTCATCATTTTGAGCAACCCGGTCGATGCTATGACCTATGCCGCTTATCAAGCGTTAGGTTTCCCTAAAAATCGTGTCATTGGCCAATCCGGCGTACTCGATACGGCCCGCTATTGCACGTTTATCGCGCAGGAGCTTAACGTATCCGTCGAGGATGTCCGCGGCTTCGTGCTTGGCGGCCATGGCGACGACATGGTGCCGCTTGTGCGTTATTCCAGTGTCGGAGGCATTCCAGTCGATACGCTGCTTTCCAAAGAGCGCATCGAGGCGATTGTTCAGCGGACCCGCGTAGGCGGCGGGGAAATCGTTAACCTGCTCGGCAGCGGCAGTGCTTACTATGCACCCGCAGCTTCGCTTGTCCAAATGACGGAAGCGATCCTGAAGGACAAGAAACGAGTCCTTCCGGTTATCGCTCTGCTGGAAGGCGAATATGGCTACGATCAATTGTTCATGGGCGTCCCCGTCATCCTAGGCGGCAATGGCATCGAGAGAATTTTCGAGCTGGAGCTGACGGCCGATGAGAAGGCTGCGCTGGATAAATCCGCAGACTCGGTACGCAATGTCATCAAGATTGTTCAAGGCTGA
- a CDS encoding helix-turn-helix domain-containing protein produces the protein MDYRSLGKRLRQERHKMHLTQEKLAEKIEVSDAYIGQIERGERSLSLETLVKLANQLGVTVDYLLHDSIEINDDHFLNQINQIMIHRSPKEKQLALDTIKMIFTHLDDMQNDSNL, from the coding sequence ATGGATTATAGATCATTGGGCAAAAGGCTGCGCCAAGAACGTCATAAGATGCATTTGACCCAGGAAAAGCTTGCCGAGAAGATAGAAGTTTCCGATGCGTACATAGGTCAAATTGAACGAGGCGAAAGGAGCTTATCGTTAGAAACTCTGGTCAAACTAGCGAATCAATTAGGTGTAACCGTCGACTACTTGCTTCACGATTCCATCGAAATCAATGACGACCATTTCCTGAACCAAATCAATCAGATTATGATTCACCGCTCGCCGAAGGAGAAACAGTTAGCTTTGGACACCATCAAGATGATTTTTACTCACTTGGACGATATGCAAAATGACAGCAACCTCTAA
- a CDS encoding glycosyltransferase family 2 protein, giving the protein MSAQPILVSVIISVQNEGIDLQTTLESMKVSRVAPRYEVIIVDEGSVDGCCDFLMHFKFDMPLRKLKTQRGISSRQLGASHALGEYLIFCSPRLYFEDGWMEALLEPIQQGRADCSTPSFTSQGRPVNIPQCSSLPGGLCASIYSYPAVTEEGDIPWLSWDCFAIRRQTLEELGGLADGFYTKEIETAEFSLRTWLSGRVCYYVPHVTLTIVFRHNYPPDHRLAYWGSDLIAFTRIHFEKETVARTRELVIACDGEQPGAPDREGLEEAREKYLGLRQHDPLWFANRFDITL; this is encoded by the coding sequence ATGTCTGCTCAACCTATTCTTGTATCCGTCATTATTTCGGTGCAGAACGAAGGAATTGATTTACAGACAACACTGGAGTCCATGAAGGTATCCCGTGTCGCTCCCCGTTACGAAGTTATTATCGTGGACGAGGGCTCCGTGGACGGCTGTTGTGATTTCCTGATGCACTTCAAATTCGATATGCCGCTTCGCAAATTGAAGACGCAGCGCGGAATATCTTCCCGGCAGCTGGGCGCTTCCCACGCTCTGGGGGAATATTTGATTTTTTGCAGTCCGAGGCTTTATTTCGAGGATGGATGGATGGAGGCTCTGCTGGAGCCGATCCAGCAAGGCAGGGCGGATTGTTCAACGCCTTCGTTTACGTCGCAGGGCCGTCCGGTAAATATCCCGCAATGCAGCAGTCTACCGGGTGGATTATGCGCTTCGATTTACAGTTATCCGGCCGTTACAGAGGAGGGCGACATTCCTTGGCTGTCTTGGGATTGCTTTGCCATAAGACGCCAGACACTAGAGGAATTGGGGGGGCTTGCGGACGGCTTCTATACGAAGGAAATTGAGACTGCTGAGTTTTCCCTGAGGACCTGGTTGTCTGGCCGGGTATGTTATTACGTTCCTCATGTAACTCTGACGATTGTTTTTAGGCATAATTATCCGCCGGATCACCGGCTTGCTTACTGGGGCAGCGATCTCATCGCCTTTACACGAATCCATTTCGAGAAGGAGACCGTTGCCAGGACACGGGAGCTTGTTATAGCCTGTGATGGAGAGCAGCCTGGTGCTCCTGACCGGGAAGGACTTGAAGAAGCGAGGGAGAAGTATTTAGGACTTCGCCAGCATGATCCGCTTTGGTTCGCGAACCGCTTTGACATTACGCTGTAA
- a CDS encoding SDR family oxidoreductase, whose protein sequence is MSGSGQTKQTMPPQHQNQRPGIEEEMNPRPKYEGNYKAAGKLQGKVALITGGDSGIGRAVAIAYAKEGADVAIVYLNENEDAKLTKQEVEQEGRKCLLISGDLGDESFAKQAVEQTVNELGGLDILINNAAEQHPQEDITDITAEQLERTFRTNIFAMFFVTKAAMAHLKKGSAIINTASVTAYRGNPQLIDYSATKGAIVSFTRALSMNIVGKKGIRVNAVAPGPIWTPLIPSTFDKDQVAQFGANTPMQRPGQPEELAPAYVFLGSDDSSYISGQVLHINGGEIVNG, encoded by the coding sequence ATGTCAGGAAGCGGACAAACCAAGCAAACCATGCCTCCGCAGCATCAGAACCAGCGGCCCGGAATCGAAGAAGAAATGAATCCGCGCCCAAAATACGAAGGGAACTATAAAGCAGCGGGCAAGCTCCAGGGCAAAGTTGCGCTAATTACGGGGGGCGACAGTGGAATCGGAAGAGCCGTAGCTATAGCATATGCCAAAGAGGGCGCCGACGTAGCTATCGTATATTTGAACGAAAATGAGGATGCGAAGCTGACGAAGCAGGAGGTCGAGCAGGAGGGCAGGAAATGCCTGCTTATTTCCGGGGATTTAGGAGACGAATCGTTCGCCAAACAGGCAGTAGAGCAAACGGTCAACGAACTGGGCGGTCTCGATATCCTGATCAACAATGCTGCCGAGCAGCATCCGCAGGAGGACATTACGGACATTACGGCCGAGCAGCTCGAGAGAACATTCCGGACGAATATTTTTGCGATGTTCTTTGTGACGAAGGCAGCGATGGCTCATCTGAAGAAAGGCAGTGCGATCATCAATACGGCCTCCGTAACAGCCTATCGCGGGAATCCGCAGCTGATCGATTATTCCGCAACTAAAGGGGCGATCGTCAGCTTCACGCGGGCGCTGTCCATGAACATTGTCGGCAAGAAAGGAATCCGTGTTAACGCGGTTGCACCCGGTCCGATCTGGACGCCTCTCATACCTTCCACATTTGATAAGGATCAAGTGGCCCAATTCGGAGCGAATACACCGATGCAGCGCCCTGGCCAACCGGAAGAACTGGCTCCAGCCTACGTGTTCTTAGGCTCGGATGATTCATCCTACATTAGCGGGCAGGTATTGCATATCAACGGCGGAGAGATCGTGAACGGATAA
- the yfbR gene encoding 5'-deoxynucleotidase, whose amino-acid sequence MNDHFHFSAYMYRLRSIKRWSLMRSTATENVAEHSFHVALLTHLLCEIGNSLYGRSLNSDRAATLALFHDATEVFTGDIPTPVKHHNPRLLSSFREMEEIAAERLLSMVPPELKPTYGALLSPNHHANRKTGDDELLKYVKAADSLDAYLKCAWELTSGNREFAVAKEQLLDKLQRLSLPEIDYFLEHLAPSFDMTLDELSEQS is encoded by the coding sequence ATGAACGATCATTTTCATTTTTCTGCCTACATGTACCGCCTGCGCTCTATCAAACGCTGGAGCCTTATGCGCAGCACGGCCACCGAGAATGTTGCCGAGCATTCCTTCCATGTCGCCTTGCTGACCCACCTCCTCTGCGAAATAGGCAACAGCCTGTACGGGCGCAGTCTGAATTCGGATCGCGCGGCGACGCTCGCCCTATTCCATGATGCAACAGAGGTATTCACCGGCGACATCCCAACCCCCGTAAAGCATCATAATCCTCGCTTGCTATCAAGCTTTCGCGAGATGGAAGAAATAGCCGCAGAACGTCTTCTCTCCATGGTCCCTCCAGAGCTAAAGCCGACGTATGGAGCATTGTTATCTCCGAATCACCATGCTAACCGGAAGACCGGAGATGACGAGCTACTCAAATATGTCAAAGCTGCCGACAGCCTGGATGCGTACTTGAAATGTGCCTGGGAGCTTACATCGGGCAATCGAGAATTTGCTGTAGCCAAGGAGCAACTGCTGGATAAGCTCCAACGGCTGAGCTTGCCGGAGATCGATTATTTCCTTGAGCATTTGGCGCCAAGCTTTGACATGACGCTTGATGAACTGTCCGAGCAAAGCTGA
- a CDS encoding fumarate hydratase: MLQFEQSVYELIVETSTNLPGDVRRAVKRGALAENRDTRAGLALSTITTNIKMAEDQISPICQDTGMPTFIIHTPVGVNQIEMKKGILAAIKRATKEGKLRPNSVDSLTGENSGDNLGAGTPVIHFEQWEEDFIDIRLILKGGGCENKNIQYSLPAELEGLGRAGRDLDGIRKCILHAVYQAQGQGCSAGFIGVGIGGDRTTGYELAKQQLFRSADDVNPVNELRLLEEYIMDNANKLGIGTMGFGGEVTLLGCKVGAANRLPASFFVSVAYNCWAFRRQGVAIDPANGEIKNWLYERGSEVAMDNEPAASVKADAAPQASREVVLQTPITEEQIRSLRVGDVVVIKGEIHTGRDALHKYLMDHDAPVDLNGAVIYHCGPVMLKDEDGWHVKAAGPTTSIREEPYQGDIIKKFGIRAVIGKGGMGQKTLAALKEHGGVYLNAIGGAAQYYAECIKKVNGVDYMEFGIPEAMWHLEVDGFAAIVTMDSHGESLHADVEKSSLEKLAAFKEPVFK, encoded by the coding sequence ATGCTGCAGTTTGAACAGAGCGTTTATGAACTCATTGTGGAGACTTCAACGAATTTGCCAGGAGATGTGCGCCGGGCTGTAAAACGTGGGGCACTGGCGGAAAATCGGGATACGAGAGCAGGGCTGGCCCTTTCCACGATCACGACAAATATCAAAATGGCGGAGGATCAAATATCACCAATTTGCCAGGATACGGGGATGCCTACCTTTATCATTCATACTCCTGTAGGCGTAAATCAAATTGAAATGAAGAAGGGTATCCTCGCCGCGATCAAGCGCGCGACCAAGGAAGGCAAGCTGCGGCCTAACTCGGTTGATTCGTTAACCGGGGAGAACAGCGGGGACAATCTCGGAGCGGGAACGCCTGTGATCCATTTTGAGCAGTGGGAAGAGGATTTCATAGATATTCGCCTAATACTCAAAGGCGGCGGTTGCGAGAACAAGAATATCCAGTACAGCCTTCCGGCCGAGCTTGAAGGACTCGGGCGCGCTGGACGGGATCTGGACGGCATTCGCAAGTGTATCCTGCATGCGGTGTATCAAGCCCAGGGCCAGGGCTGCAGCGCCGGGTTTATCGGCGTCGGCATCGGCGGTGACCGGACGACAGGGTATGAGCTGGCAAAGCAGCAGCTGTTCCGTTCTGCAGATGATGTGAATCCGGTAAATGAGCTTAGACTGCTGGAAGAATATATTATGGACAATGCGAACAAGCTGGGGATTGGAACGATGGGCTTCGGCGGCGAAGTGACGCTGCTTGGCTGTAAAGTCGGAGCTGCAAACCGCCTGCCGGCAAGCTTCTTTGTATCGGTAGCGTATAACTGCTGGGCTTTCCGCCGGCAAGGGGTTGCCATAGATCCCGCTAACGGCGAAATCAAGAACTGGCTGTACGAGCGGGGATCCGAGGTAGCGATGGATAATGAGCCGGCCGCTTCAGTGAAAGCGGATGCAGCTCCGCAGGCTAGCCGGGAGGTTGTTCTGCAAACCCCGATTACGGAGGAGCAGATTCGCAGCCTGCGGGTTGGAGATGTCGTCGTTATCAAAGGCGAAATCCACACGGGCCGCGACGCCCTTCATAAATATTTGATGGATCATGATGCTCCAGTCGATTTGAACGGCGCCGTCATTTATCACTGCGGACCAGTCATGCTGAAGGACGAGGATGGCTGGCATGTAAAGGCTGCCGGGCCGACCACAAGTATCCGCGAGGAGCCTTATCAAGGCGATATTATTAAGAAATTCGGCATTCGCGCCGTAATCGGCAAGGGCGGCATGGGCCAGAAGACGCTTGCGGCGCTGAAAGAGCATGGCGGCGTTTATCTGAATGCCATTGGCGGCGCGGCGCAGTATTACGCCGAGTGCATTAAGAAGGTCAACGGGGTGGATTACATGGAGTTTGGCATCCCTGAGGCGATGTGGCATCTGGAGGTCGATGGCTTTGCGGCGATCGTTACGATGGATTCGCATGGAGAGAGCCTGCATGCGGATGTCGAGAAGTCTTCGCTTGAGAAGCTGGCGGCTTTCAAAGAGCCAGTATTCAAATAA
- the pnpS gene encoding two-component system histidine kinase PnpS, whose translation MKTFRTRLTLILMSLIGISMLAAGLSMVRVFKDSHIRALEENLVREISLLEYTFPFRPLDNSPLMVEYYTREAKELEQRINSRVTFIALDGQVVGDSEKNAADMDNHLNREEIVSASQGEFGSVIRYSETLHEDMLYVAHKVYSDEGFDGYIRLSMSLKAIDEGMNRGWTWMAGGLVILFLAAGLLSYRIAGGLTKPLEHITRVANRISRLDYDARVKLERKDEIGQLGFAINGMADSLQQQLKWIRDNEDLMQSVLANMTGGIVMVDAGSQIALVNREAERILHMRADQLLGKPFTVLKRNYEFMKFMEEGIQRKEYLQEERSVYDPEERMLHFDGVPMSEDDGSYRGMLFLLQDVTDIRRLERMRSEFVANVSHELKTPIAAVKGFAETLLAGGVKDTETMRSFLQIIYDEADRLNRLIGDILELSKIESKRAPLEYAPIHLKELLDSVVEVLLPAAKKKSIVLLQEVPEHLFIEGDEDRLRQIFLNLISNAISYTLEGGRVRIAAEVLNEGGEHEAIRFTVSDTGIGIPKKDLPRIFERFYRVDKARSRGSGGTGLGLSIVKHLVDLHRGTIRVESKVGEGTSFILELPLMHPVE comes from the coding sequence ATGAAGACGTTTCGAACACGACTGACGCTTATTTTGATGAGCTTGATCGGTATTTCCATGCTTGCCGCTGGGCTATCCATGGTTCGGGTATTCAAGGATTCACATATTCGTGCCCTGGAGGAGAATCTGGTCCGGGAAATCAGTTTGCTTGAGTATACCTTCCCGTTTCGCCCGCTTGATAATAGCCCGCTGATGGTGGAATATTATACCCGGGAAGCGAAGGAGCTGGAGCAGCGCATCAATTCCCGGGTTACCTTCATCGCCTTGGATGGCCAGGTTGTTGGAGATTCGGAGAAAAATGCCGCTGACATGGACAATCACCTGAACCGTGAGGAAATCGTCTCCGCTTCCCAAGGGGAATTCGGAAGCGTAATCCGGTACAGCGAGACGCTTCATGAAGATATGCTCTATGTCGCTCATAAGGTATACTCGGACGAAGGCTTCGATGGATATATTCGTCTGTCGATGAGCCTGAAGGCCATTGACGAAGGAATGAATCGAGGCTGGACCTGGATGGCCGGGGGCCTCGTCATCCTGTTCCTGGCGGCTGGGCTGCTCAGCTACCGGATCGCTGGTGGGCTGACGAAGCCGCTGGAGCATATTACGCGTGTAGCCAACCGAATTTCCCGCCTGGATTATGACGCCCGAGTCAAACTGGAGCGCAAGGACGAGATCGGCCAGCTGGGTTTTGCGATTAATGGCATGGCGGATAGCCTGCAGCAACAGCTCAAGTGGATCAGGGACAACGAGGATTTGATGCAGAGCGTACTTGCGAACATGACCGGGGGAATCGTGATGGTGGATGCTGGAAGCCAGATCGCCTTGGTGAACCGAGAGGCAGAGCGGATTCTGCATATGAGAGCGGATCAGCTCTTAGGCAAGCCCTTCACCGTCCTGAAGCGGAATTATGAATTCATGAAATTCATGGAGGAGGGCATACAGCGCAAGGAGTATTTGCAGGAGGAACGCAGCGTGTACGATCCGGAGGAGAGAATGCTTCATTTCGATGGCGTACCGATGAGTGAAGATGACGGAAGCTACCGGGGTATGCTGTTCCTGCTTCAGGATGTGACCGATATTCGCAGGCTGGAAAGAATGCGCAGTGAATTCGTTGCCAATGTATCCCACGAGCTCAAAACGCCGATTGCAGCCGTTAAAGGCTTCGCCGAGACCCTGCTCGCCGGAGGAGTCAAGGATACGGAGACGATGCGCTCCTTCCTACAAATCATTTACGATGAAGCAGACCGATTGAATCGCCTGATTGGAGACATCCTGGAACTGTCGAAGATCGAATCCAAGCGCGCTCCTCTAGAATACGCTCCGATTCATCTGAAGGAATTGCTTGACAGCGTCGTCGAGGTGTTGCTTCCGGCGGCGAAGAAGAAATCGATCGTACTGTTGCAGGAGGTTCCGGAGCATCTATTTATCGAGGGGGACGAGGATCGGCTGCGGCAGATATTCCTCAATCTCATTTCTAACGCAATAAGTTATACCCTTGAAGGCGGAAGAGTGAGAATTGCTGCTGAAGTGTTGAACGAGGGCGGGGAGCATGAGGCAATTCGCTTTACGGTCAGCGATACAGGGATCGGCATTCCGAAGAAGGATTTGCCGCGCATTTTTGAGCGTTTCTATAGAGTGGACAAAGCCCGTTCCCGCGGGTCGGGTGGTACGGGGCTCGGACTGTCGATCGTCAAGCACTTGGTGGATTTGCATCGGGGGACGATCCGGGTAG